One genomic segment of Nocardioides cavernaquae includes these proteins:
- a CDS encoding L-threonylcarbamoyladenylate synthase has translation MARYIDVHPENPQPRVIEQLVALLKDDALIALPTDSGYALVSRLDNHAGKDRILNIRDLDDKHHFTLLCKDFSQLGQFVKVDNHVFRSVKGVTPGPYTFVLEATREVPRRLMHPKKKTVGVRIPDHAIVHALVDAMGEPLMASTLILPGEEEPRSMGWDIKEELDHLVEAVVEAGECPATPTTVVDYSDGTPVVVRRGAGDPDRFEA, from the coding sequence ATGGCCCGCTACATCGACGTACACCCCGAGAACCCGCAGCCGCGGGTGATCGAGCAGCTCGTCGCGCTGCTCAAGGACGACGCGCTCATCGCGCTGCCGACCGACTCCGGCTACGCGCTCGTCTCCCGCCTGGACAACCACGCGGGCAAGGACCGGATCCTCAACATCCGCGACCTCGACGACAAGCACCACTTCACCCTGCTCTGCAAGGACTTCTCCCAGCTCGGCCAGTTCGTGAAGGTGGACAACCACGTCTTCCGGTCGGTCAAGGGGGTGACGCCCGGTCCCTACACGTTCGTCCTCGAGGCGACACGTGAGGTGCCGCGCCGGCTGATGCACCCGAAGAAGAAGACCGTCGGGGTCCGCATCCCCGACCACGCCATCGTGCACGCGCTCGTCGATGCGATGGGCGAGCCACTCATGGCCTCCACGCTGATCCTCCCCGGCGAGGAGGAGCCCCGCTCGATGGGTTGGGACATCAAGGAGGAGCTCGACCACCTCGTCGAGGCGGTCGTCGAGGCCGGTGAGTGCCCGGCGACACCGACCACGGTCGTGGACTACTCCGACGGCACCCCGGTCGTCGTACGCCGCGGTGCGGGCGACCCGGACCGCTTCGAGGCCTGA
- a CDS encoding exodeoxyribonuclease III has protein sequence MRIATWNVNSLRSRIDRVEAFLQRHDIDVLALQETKAREEQIPLMGLQMLGYDVAAAGYDQWNGVAIISRVGLTDVTVGFEGMPEFKDASEARALGATCGGVRVWSLYVPNGRKPDDPHYAYKLDWLAGLRTAASSWQDVPTALVGDWNICPTDADCFDPSQFRNSTHLTPPERAAFAAFEEDGWVEVTRAHDAGYTYWDYYRQRFERNRGLKIDFAVCSPPLASRVTGAFVDRDERDPAQGTSSPSDHAPVIIDIAD, from the coding sequence GTGCGCATCGCCACCTGGAACGTCAACTCCCTCCGCTCCCGCATCGACCGCGTCGAGGCCTTCCTGCAACGTCACGACATCGACGTGCTCGCGTTGCAGGAGACGAAGGCCCGCGAGGAGCAGATCCCGCTCATGGGCCTGCAGATGCTCGGGTACGACGTCGCGGCAGCCGGCTACGACCAGTGGAACGGTGTCGCGATCATCAGCCGCGTCGGGCTCACCGATGTCACGGTCGGCTTCGAGGGGATGCCCGAGTTCAAGGACGCGTCCGAGGCGCGTGCCCTCGGGGCGACGTGCGGCGGCGTACGTGTCTGGTCGCTGTACGTGCCGAACGGCCGCAAGCCCGACGACCCGCACTACGCCTACAAGCTGGACTGGCTCGCGGGGCTGCGGACCGCTGCTTCCTCCTGGCAGGACGTGCCGACCGCGCTGGTCGGCGACTGGAACATCTGCCCCACCGACGCGGACTGCTTCGATCCCTCGCAGTTCCGCAACTCGACGCACCTGACGCCGCCCGAGCGCGCGGCGTTCGCGGCATTCGAGGAGGACGGCTGGGTCGAGGTCACGCGCGCTCACGACGCCGGCTACACGTACTGGGACTACTACCGGCAGCGCTTCGAGCGGAACCGTGGCCTGAAGATCGACTTCGCGGTCTGCTCTCCGCCGCTCGCTTCGCGGGTGACCGGTGCGTTCGTCGATCGCGACGAGCGGGATCCGGCACAGGGCACCAGCAGCCCGTCCGACCACGCGCCCGTGATCATCGACATCGCCGACTGA
- a CDS encoding DUF6542 domain-containing protein: MTRARTLWDEGTEPGRQVVLLGVALTLTAVAVDLVIIDGLSWIFDIGFAMACPFLALRVRPSDFFPVAVLPPLLLFGVFLAVGVIEPDTIATHGDSPFQAALTGMASHSGSLLIGYALCLACLAIRTKRIQRGLAVPRQSPAQASKRSGSPAPRRTTTGVPSE, encoded by the coding sequence GTGACCAGGGCCCGAACCCTCTGGGACGAGGGCACCGAGCCGGGACGGCAGGTGGTGCTCCTCGGGGTTGCGCTCACCCTGACGGCGGTCGCGGTCGACCTGGTGATCATCGACGGACTCAGCTGGATCTTCGACATCGGCTTCGCCATGGCGTGTCCGTTCCTCGCGTTGCGCGTGCGGCCGAGCGACTTCTTCCCGGTCGCCGTGCTGCCCCCGTTGCTGCTCTTCGGGGTGTTCCTGGCGGTTGGCGTGATCGAGCCCGACACCATCGCGACCCACGGGGACAGCCCGTTCCAGGCAGCGCTGACCGGCATGGCCAGCCACTCCGGCTCGCTGCTGATCGGCTACGCCTTGTGCCTTGCCTGCCTCGCGATCCGCACCAAGCGGATCCAGCGCGGGCTGGCTGTGCCGCGTCAGTCGCCGGCTCAGGCCTCGAAGCGGTCCGGGTCGCCCGCACCGCGGCGTACGACGACCGGGGTGCCGTCGGAGTAG
- a CDS encoding TetR/AcrR family transcriptional regulator — translation MSEKVEKRRAYAARMPLEQRRDSVLDAALRLVDESGVGAVTMEAVARAAGVTKPVVYGAFSNADAVLEALIEREQGQAFGQMLALLPEGVDLEDPQSLVTAGITGFLAAVRQHPATWRLLLARDGLPAAAAEVRERSRRYFAEQLSALAVRILAERPGGPLDPMLTAQLIVAGLEMGALLVLNDPEDFSEERMVAFVTEVVRSILQG, via the coding sequence GTGAGCGAGAAGGTCGAGAAACGCCGGGCGTACGCCGCGCGCATGCCTCTCGAGCAGCGTCGCGACTCGGTGCTCGACGCGGCGCTCAGGCTGGTCGACGAGTCCGGCGTCGGCGCGGTGACGATGGAGGCAGTGGCGCGGGCTGCTGGCGTGACCAAGCCGGTCGTCTACGGCGCGTTCAGCAACGCGGACGCGGTTCTCGAGGCGCTCATCGAGCGCGAGCAGGGTCAGGCCTTCGGGCAGATGCTCGCCCTGCTTCCCGAAGGCGTTGATCTCGAGGATCCGCAGTCGCTGGTGACGGCGGGCATCACCGGGTTCCTGGCTGCGGTCCGGCAGCACCCCGCGACCTGGCGCCTCCTGCTGGCTCGCGACGGGCTGCCCGCGGCCGCCGCGGAGGTCCGGGAGCGGTCGCGCAGGTACTTCGCGGAGCAGCTGAGCGCCCTGGCGGTCAGGATCCTGGCAGAGCGGCCGGGTGGCCCACTCGATCCGATGCTGACCGCTCAGCTGATCGTGGCCGGCCTCGAGATGGGCGCGCTCCTCGTGCTCAACGATCCCGAGGACTTCAGCGAGGAGCGCATGGTGGCGTTCGTGACCGAGGTGGTCCGCTCCATCCTTCAGGGCTGA
- a CDS encoding DivIVA domain-containing protein, translating into MANLDVDNVRFTPVRLRTGYDMGDVDAYLDQVKAHLEALDAAVAGTGRAPGPLKRAAFAPVRLREGYDIGEVDGFLAQVDAEDARLRSLARSGIAPAASRTTDPVGDPSAPAVVVDVSAPTASPAAPVPEPLIGNLTTQPLIREVGSRSTNLVLVVLVLAALVAMVLVILLSK; encoded by the coding sequence ATGGCGAATCTCGACGTCGACAACGTGCGCTTCACCCCCGTCCGGCTGCGGACCGGTTATGACATGGGGGACGTCGACGCCTACCTCGACCAGGTGAAGGCACACCTCGAGGCACTCGACGCCGCAGTCGCCGGCACCGGGCGGGCACCCGGACCGCTGAAGCGGGCAGCCTTCGCCCCGGTCCGGCTGCGCGAGGGTTACGACATCGGCGAGGTGGACGGCTTCCTGGCCCAGGTCGACGCGGAGGACGCGCGCCTGCGCAGCCTCGCGCGCAGCGGCATCGCCCCCGCCGCATCGCGAACCACCGATCCCGTGGGCGACCCGAGCGCACCGGCCGTCGTGGTCGACGTGAGCGCGCCGACCGCTTCCCCCGCGGCGCCGGTTCCGGAGCCACTGATCGGCAACCTGACCACCCAGCCCCTGATCCGGGAGGTCGGCTCGCGATCGACCAACCTGGTGCTCGTGGTCCTCGTGCTCGCCGCACTGGTCGCGATGGTGCTGGTCATCCTGCTCAGCAAGTAG
- a CDS encoding 4-hydroxy-3-methylbut-2-enyl diphosphate reductase: protein MSTDLGVPSVLSPDEADKAVRLAAPRGYCAGVDRAVITVEKALDLYGAPVYVRKQIVHNKHVVADLESRGAIFVEELDEVPAGETVVFSAHGVSPAVHAEAAERSLKTIDATCPLVTKVHHEAVRFANEDYDILLIGHAGHEEVEGTAGEAPDHIQLVEGPWDVDKIVVRDPKRVAWLSQTTLSVDETLTTVAAIRERFPDLLDPPSDDICYATQNRQLAVKEISPGTDLVIVVGSANSSNSVRLAEVALEAGAKAAYRVDDATEIEESWLDGVATVSVTSGASVPEELVDGVLAFLKDRGFPDAQAVHTAEESLIFALPPELRKDLRAAEKAAR from the coding sequence ATGAGCACCGATCTGGGCGTACCGTCCGTTCTCAGCCCCGACGAGGCCGACAAGGCTGTGCGCCTGGCCGCGCCGCGCGGCTACTGCGCGGGTGTTGACCGGGCGGTGATCACGGTCGAGAAGGCGCTCGACCTCTATGGCGCACCTGTCTACGTGCGCAAGCAGATCGTCCACAACAAGCACGTGGTGGCCGACCTCGAGAGCCGCGGCGCGATCTTCGTCGAGGAGCTCGACGAGGTCCCGGCGGGGGAGACGGTCGTCTTCTCGGCCCACGGTGTCTCGCCGGCCGTGCACGCCGAGGCCGCAGAGCGCTCTCTCAAGACGATCGACGCCACCTGCCCGTTGGTCACCAAGGTGCACCACGAGGCTGTCCGCTTCGCCAACGAGGACTACGACATCCTGCTGATCGGTCACGCCGGTCACGAGGAGGTCGAGGGCACCGCGGGTGAGGCGCCCGACCACATCCAGCTGGTCGAGGGCCCGTGGGACGTCGACAAGATCGTGGTGCGTGACCCGAAGCGCGTTGCCTGGCTGTCGCAGACCACGCTGAGCGTCGACGAGACCCTGACGACGGTCGCGGCCATCCGCGAGCGGTTCCCCGACCTGCTGGACCCGCCGAGCGACGACATCTGCTACGCCACCCAGAACCGCCAGCTCGCCGTCAAGGAGATCTCGCCCGGCACCGACCTGGTGATCGTGGTGGGCTCTGCGAACTCCTCCAACTCGGTGCGTCTGGCCGAGGTCGCCCTCGAGGCGGGCGCGAAGGCGGCCTACCGCGTCGACGACGCGACCGAGATCGAGGAGTCCTGGCTGGACGGCGTCGCGACCGTCTCGGTCACCTCGGGAGCCAGCGTGCCCGAGGAGCTCGTCGACGGCGTGCTCGCCTTCCTCAAGGACCGCGGTTTCCCCGACGCGCAGGCGGTCCACACAGCCGAGGAGTCGCTGATCTTCGCGCTGCCGCCGGAGCTCCGCAAGGACCTCCGCGCCGCGGAGAAGGCTGCCAGGTAA